One segment of Anastrepha obliqua isolate idAnaObli1 chromosome 3, idAnaObli1_1.0, whole genome shotgun sequence DNA contains the following:
- the LOC129241776 gene encoding zinc transporter foi codes for MARHIMAVCVVCLLCADRIPCQEHVANDYIAKRVDDPQPHIQYQQLNSRVYERRDTLRYGDQSITRDGIDIATARKFTANNVHNKPHRRKRHAGHSHDHAPLLHQPEITAEFLQHIFDEYGQEADGTLTVGEFQRILKKLGLNQLIEDPVDQDTVEDKEKAPSNETCVNDAALVRHVQSHKPSEQGHHHEESVVDCSFNTSDIKAVDCLRAQLQQTKSNAEHQYGANYTVSKQDMLHLCPVLLYQIVSPLASERMGCINSSLLAQLEGVETSIIEEKKEDVMHVWIYAFISVFACGILGLVGVAIIPFMDSRYYKYIIQYLVALAVGTMTGDALLHLLPHALAGQSEKNMILKGLACMCGIVFFYMTEHGLTMISEWRKRIAKNDTTQQSRAKVVRDPDSSVNNSVAGDKVCKSKYSSYPYCYDEIAMDTKNDMHLPGSKLNNISDLSNDLIGVSHNAERKRNGKADTEGNEAVAQSLIPVCHHNHQDRHQQQHHIHLPDSNTISTDLDGHSVGGGDGHSHALTYNPTVATNGNAKERFFASDTFPTVILREHESSHHGHSHKHGHVHSPPESLSAVVWMIIMGDGLHNFTDGMAIGAAFAENIAGGFSTSLAVFCHELPHELGDFAILIKAGMSIKSAVYYNLLTSVLSFIGMIIGIVFGQSPNVAQWMFAVASGLFIYIALVDMMPELSSAHKTPKQFVLQIFGMCTGVFIMLLIALYEEDLLSLFSS; via the exons ATGGCTCGCCACATAATGGCAGTTTGCGTAGTGTGTCTACTCTGCGCCGACCGAATTCCTTGTCAGGAGCACGTTGCAAACGACTACATAGCAAAACGTGTAGACGATCCGCAGCCGCATATCCAATACCAGCAGTTAAATTCCAGAGTCTACGAGCGGCGCGACACGTTACGTTATGGTGATCAATCTATTACTAGAGATGGAATTGATATTGCAACAGCCCGGAAATTTACTGCGAACAACGTCCACAATAAACCACATCGACGAAAACGTCATGCTGGTCATTCTCACGATCACGCACCTCTTTTGCATCAGCCAGAAATTACAGCGGAGTTCCTGCAGCATATATTTGATGAGTATGGCCAAGAAGCCGATGGCACTTTGACGGTGGGCGAGTTCCAGCGAATTCTTAAAAAGCTCGGTCTGAATCAGTTGATTGAAGACCCCGTCGATCAGGATACAGTGGAGGATAAGGAAAAAGCGCCCAGCAATGAAACT TGTGTGAACGATGCAGCACTGGTTCGTCATGTGCAATCACACAAACCCTCCGAACAAGGGCACCACCACGAAGAGAGCGTGGTGGATTGCAGTTTCAACACAAGTGATATTAAAGCTGTTGACTGTCTGCGCGCGCAACTACAACAAACCAAAAGCAACGCAGAACACCAATATGGTGCCAATTACACAGTAAGCAAGCAGGATATGCTGCATCTGTGTCCAGTATTGCTTTACCAAATTGTGTCACCACTGGCGAGCGAGCGTATGGGATGTATAAATTCGTCGCTGTTGGCCCAGCTCGAGGGAGTGGAAACAAGTATAATCGAAGAGAAAAAAGAGGATGTCATGCACG TGTGGATTTACGCATTTATTTCCGTTTTCGCCTGTGGCATTTTGGGTCTGGTTGGCGTGGCTATCATACCGTTTATGGATTCGaggtattataaatatattattcaaTATTTGGTAGCACTGGCTGTTGGAACTATGACCGGCGATGCGTTGTTGCATTTACTACCACAT GCTCTAGCTGGACAGAGCGAGAAGAATATGATACTTAAAGGCCTTGCGTGCATGTGTGGCATTGTTTTTTTCTACATGACCGAGCATGGCCTTACGATGATTTCGGAGTGGCGCAAACGCATAGCCAAGAACGATACGACACAACAGTCACGCGCAAAGGTTGTGCGTGATCCTGATTCTTCGGTCAATAATTCAGTTGCTGGCGATAAAGTTTGTAAATCCAAATACAGCTCCTATCCTTATTGCTATGATGAAATCGCGATGGACACGAAAAACGATATGCATTTGCCTGGCTCGAAATTGAACAATATTTCTGATTTGTCTAACGACTTAATAGGAGTTAGTCATAACGCGGAACGCAAGCGCAACGGGAAAGCCGACACAGAGGGAAACGAAGCTGTGGCGCAGTCTCTAATACCTGTGTGCCATCACAATCATCAAGATCGTCATCAGCAGCAACACCACATTCATCTGCCTGATAGCAACACAATATCCACGGATTTGGATGGGCATTCTGTAGGGGGAGGTGATGGGCATAGTCACGCTTTGACTTACAACCCCACGGTGGCGACCAATGGCAATGCTAAGGAGCGTTTTTTCGCCAGCGATACATTTCCAACCGTTATATTGCGTGAGCATGAATCATCGCATCATGGACACAGCCATAAGCACGGGCATGTGCATTCGCCTCCGGAATCGCTGAGCGCCGTTGTCTGGATGATTATCATGGGGGATGGCTTACACAACTTTACTGATGGCATGGCAATAG GTGCTGCATtcgcagagaatattgctggtGGCTTCTCGACATCGCTGGCGGTTTTTTGTCATGAGTTGCCACACGAACTAGGCGACTTCGCGATTCTTATAAAAGCAGGCATGTCCATCAAATCTGCGGTATATTACAACTTATTAACGAGTGTACTTAGCTTCATTGGAATGATAATTGGTATTGTTTTCGGACAATCGCCAAATGTAGCCCAATGGATGTTCGCTGTTGCTTCTGGTCTCTTTATCTATATTGCACTGGTGGACATG ATGCCTGAATTGTCATCAGCTCACAAGACACCGAAACAATTTGTGCTGCAAATTTTCGGCATGTGCACCGGTGTATTCATAATGCTGCTAATTGCATTGTATGAAGAAGATCTGTTAAGCCTGTTTTCTTCATAG
- the LOC129241432 gene encoding protein ERGIC-53, giving the protein MCQIKMSVTISLRSYRFSQIVVILLLLVDYRYVHANVNNHLAGVHRRFEYKYSFKPPYLAQKDGTVPFWEYGGNAIASAESVRVAPSLRSQKGAIWTKAPTNFDWWEVEIVFRVSGRGRIGADGLAFWYATQKGDYNGAVFGSSDRWNGLGIFFDSFDNDNKHNNPYIMAVVNDGTKQFDHQNDGTTQLLSGCLRDFRNKPFPTRARIEYYNNVLTLLFHNGMTNNNEDYEMCLRADGVQLPKNGYFGISAATGGLADDHDVFHFLTSSLHPPGQVPSDPVKVPENSEKLAQEYKEYQEKLEKQKQEYKKEHPDEVKDEDEWEEFFESENQRELRQIWQGQSQIFDQLRDLSRKVDEVIGRQENTLSLVSRSAGAAVQQVGTGGSAGVPPVATGTVSGTMTRPEVDLVMANQNALLATARELRTLIGDIHTRADTIIKNQQRAPTAQVQAAGYDIQSVIAEMRDGMNQVKQGMAHVGQKLGSPQAGAQIACPTGNCVGVTLFLSVTVVQLLLVFLYNFFKSRSEAQAKKFY; this is encoded by the exons ATGTGtcaaataaaaatgtcagtCACCATATCGCTGCGCTCTTACAGATTTTCCCAAATTGTGGTAATTTTGCTACTCCTAGTGGACTATCGTTACGTCCATGCGAATGTGAACAATCACTTGGCTGGCGTGCATCGCCGTTTCGAGTATAAATATTCATTCAAACCGCCATACTTGGCTCAAAAGGATGGTACTGTGCCCTTCTGGGAGTATGGAGGCA atgcGATAGCCAGTGCGGAAAGTGTACGAGTGGCTCCATCTTTGCGTTCACAAAAGGGTGCTATCTGGACAAAGGCTCCGACGAATTTTGACTGGTGGGAAGTGGAGATAGTCTTCCGAGTGTCTGGTCGCGGCCGTATTGGTGCCGATGGTCTGGCATTCTGGTATGCTACCCAAAAAGGAGATTATAATGGTGCTGTATTTGGCTCCTCTGACCGCTGGAATGGCTTAGGCATCTTTTTCGACTCCTTTGACAATGACAATAAACATAATAATCCATATATTATGGCTGTGGTGAACGATGGCACCAAGCAGTTTGATCACCAAAATGATGGCACCACACAACTGCTGTCTGGATGTTTGCGGGACTTCCGTAACAAGCCTTTCCCGACACGGGCGCGCATTGAATATTATAACAATGTATTGACTTTGCTTTTCCACAATGGCATGACGAACAATAATGAAGATTATGAAATGTGCTTACGAGCTGATGGTGTACAGTTACCCAAAAATGGTTATTTTGGGATTTCGGCTGCGACTGGAGGCTTGGCGGACGATCATGACGTCTTCCACTTTTTGACTTCGTCACTGCATCCGCCCGGTCAAGTTCCATCAGACCCAGTGAAAGTTCCAGAGAACTCGGAAAAGTTGGCACAAGAATACAAGGAATATCAAGAGAAGCTGGAGAAACAGAAGCAAGAGTATAAGAAGGAGCATCCGGATGAG gtTAAAGACGAAGACGAATGGGAAGAATTCTTTGAGTCagaaaatcaacgcgaattgCGTCAAATATGGCAAGGACAAAGTCAAATCTTTGATCAATTGCGAGATCTATCACGTAAAGTAGATGAGGTAATTGGACGCCAGGAAAACACTTTGTCGTTAGTATCAAGAAGTGCGGGGGCTGCAGTGCAACAAGTAGGTACAGGTGGAAGTGCTGGAGTACCACCTGTTGCCACAGGTACGGTAAGCGGAACTATGACACGACCTGAGGTGGATCTCGTCATGGCCAACCAAAATGCATTATTGGCGACAGCGCGCGAGCTTCGTACATTGATTGGAGACATTCATACCCGCGCCGACACAATTATTAAGAATCAACAACGCGCGCCCACAGCTCAAGTGCAAGCAGCCGGTTATGACATCCAGTCCGTTATCGCTGAGATGCGAGATGGTATGAATCAGGTAAAACAGGGCATGGCGCATGTTGGACAAAA GCTTGGGTCGCCACAGGCTGGTGCACAAATAGCTTGTCCAACTGGGAATTGTGTCGGAGTAACTTTGTTCCTAAGTGTGACTGTTGTGCAGCTTCTGTTGGTTTTTCTGTACAACTTTTTCAA GAGCCGCAGTGAAGCTCAAGCGAAAAAGTTCTATTAA